Proteins co-encoded in one Spirosoma endbachense genomic window:
- a CDS encoding murein L,D-transpeptidase catalytic domain family protein produces the protein MKKVVWLLAVLALAYFASTGLKSTRSVVAASTTIKAAPKVRSFAKLDVYDQLNLAQSGLQKSVFEYAIRGWQKLDTTKSVISIVDLSQPSNKKRLYVVDLANKKLLFNTYVSHGRNSGDLVPNQFSNTNSSFQSSLGFYQTLNTYMGKHGLSLQLKGLEKGFNDNVYNRNIVLHGADYVCEDFIRKTGRLGRSQGCPAVPYALSKPIIEAVKGGTCLFVYSPDPNYLQQSTFLADAFATL, from the coding sequence ATGAAGAAAGTCGTTTGGCTTCTGGCTGTTCTTGCGTTAGCTTATTTTGCAAGCACCGGACTCAAATCTACTCGTAGTGTTGTAGCCGCGTCTACCACAATCAAAGCTGCTCCCAAAGTCAGGAGTTTTGCAAAGCTTGACGTATATGATCAACTCAATCTGGCTCAATCTGGTTTACAAAAGAGCGTTTTTGAGTATGCAATACGGGGCTGGCAGAAACTAGACACGACGAAATCCGTTATATCGATCGTCGATCTAAGTCAGCCATCGAATAAAAAACGGCTCTATGTGGTTGATTTGGCCAACAAGAAACTACTCTTCAATACGTATGTTTCGCATGGCCGTAATTCCGGTGATTTGGTTCCCAATCAGTTCTCGAATACGAACTCGTCCTTTCAGAGTAGCCTGGGATTTTATCAGACGCTCAATACCTACATGGGAAAACATGGTCTGTCTCTCCAGTTGAAGGGCTTGGAAAAAGGCTTTAATGATAATGTCTATAATCGCAACATTGTGCTCCACGGAGCCGACTATGTCTGCGAAGATTTTATTCGTAAAACCGGCCGGCTGGGCCGCAGTCAGGGTTGTCCCGCTGTACCTTATGCCCTGTCGAAGCCAATTATTGAAGCCGTAAAGGGAGGGACCTGTCTGTTCGTGTATTCGCCTGATCCGAATTATTTGCAGCAGTCCACGTTTCTGGCCGACGCGTTTGCTACCCTGTAA
- a CDS encoding PorT family protein: MTKLFCSFLCLLLLQAVPSLGQEKLSISATVTPLYVHTAYNRLYLFPDSDGQVVEPVYLPGPIGTVGYSAGLTGYYTYAPGWSVSAGIWYRYLPTRVARLPIAGEGNTIIRNRGIRIPLMINCRSSTNQLSPYYTLALLVDIPFSSRVIAERDDLPTQKLRLNPDPGPIFNAMIGAGAVYQIDSNLALTAQPTLTYRLGRFGGSHTDKRTYELGLQTQLIYTF, translated from the coding sequence ATGACCAAACTGTTCTGTTCGTTTCTATGCCTGCTGCTGCTACAGGCTGTACCTTCGCTTGGTCAGGAAAAATTATCCATTTCGGCGACAGTAACTCCTTTATACGTTCATACCGCCTATAATCGTCTTTATCTATTTCCTGACAGTGATGGGCAGGTTGTTGAACCTGTTTACCTGCCTGGTCCCATTGGCACAGTGGGTTATTCGGCCGGTCTGACGGGCTATTATACGTATGCTCCGGGCTGGTCGGTATCCGCCGGAATCTGGTATCGATACCTGCCAACGCGTGTTGCCCGGTTGCCCATTGCGGGAGAAGGAAACACAATCATTCGGAACCGGGGTATTCGGATTCCGCTGATGATCAATTGTCGATCATCAACTAATCAATTGTCCCCTTATTATACGCTGGCCCTGCTGGTAGATATTCCGTTCTCGTCGCGGGTAATTGCCGAGCGTGATGATCTGCCAACGCAAAAGCTTCGGCTCAACCCCGATCCTGGTCCGATCTTCAATGCTATGATTGGAGCCGGAGCCGTTTATCAGATCGACTCGAACCTGGCATTGACAGCACAGCCAACGTTGACTTATCGATTAGGGCGATTCGGCGGGTCACACACCGATAAGCGCACGTATGAACTGGGTTTGCAGACACAATTGATCTATACATTCTGA
- a CDS encoding carboxymuconolactone decarboxylase family protein: MPHIQLPEGVPGIRSLVMYRPDTGKPLYELAQTLLRGDSPLSQAERELIATYVSARNNCNFCTQSHAAAARALFGPDREVVDFVLGEYETAPISDKLKALLTIAAHVQTDARTVSDADVANARQYGASDRDIHDTVLIAATFCMFNRYVDGLATLSPIDSTVYEPMGERLAQHGYVLPATQAPAN, from the coding sequence ATGCCTCATATTCAACTTCCAGAAGGTGTTCCTGGTATTCGTAGTCTGGTGATGTATAGACCCGATACGGGAAAGCCACTTTATGAATTGGCTCAGACTTTATTACGCGGTGATTCACCCCTGAGTCAGGCTGAACGCGAACTGATTGCAACCTACGTATCGGCTCGTAACAACTGTAATTTCTGTACGCAGAGCCATGCCGCTGCGGCCCGTGCCCTATTTGGCCCAGACCGGGAGGTGGTGGATTTTGTTCTGGGCGAATACGAAACGGCCCCGATTTCGGATAAGCTAAAAGCTCTGCTTACGATTGCCGCACATGTTCAGACCGATGCCCGAACCGTCAGTGATGCGGATGTAGCCAACGCCCGTCAGTATGGAGCGAGCGACCGCGACATCCATGATACCGTATTAATTGCGGCCACATTCTGCATGTTCAATCGCTATGTTGATGGCCTGGCTACCTTGTCACCTATCGACTCAACGGTCTATGAACCAATGGGAGAACGGCTTGCGCAACATGGTTACGTCCTGCCAGCAACACAAGCTCCCGCTAACTAG
- a CDS encoding serine hydrolase domain-containing protein: protein MNLPILRLGILYYWVFLFLVVIQQAYGQSALTTTEFSRLDQRITQLMDSAHVPGLSIVLIRANKRVYSKGYGITKADSTQLVTPTTVFEAASLSKPVFAYVVLQLVEEGKLDLDKPLYEYMPYPDAAADERYQKITARLVLSHQSGFPNWRKKRESNQLSMVFSPGDRFGYSGEGFVFLQKVVEKITDKPINELMEERVLKPLGMTNSGFVWKSTFNSNYALPHNESGETETKYKPSQANMAYSLHTTAVDYSQFILALLKPTGLKKTTTEEMLRPQSQLPKRFSGSDTLAPGLFWGLGIGIEQTPTGNYFWHWGDNGAFKCYVTANSDRNDAVIYFANGSNGLDFADEILKQTIGGQHPAFGFLGIDWREEVRKQANKRAEK, encoded by the coding sequence ATGAACTTACCTATACTACGTCTGGGCATTTTATACTACTGGGTTTTCCTCTTCCTGGTCGTGATTCAACAGGCATACGGCCAATCGGCTCTGACCACTACAGAGTTTTCCCGGTTGGATCAGCGCATAACCCAGTTGATGGATAGCGCCCACGTACCCGGTCTCTCCATTGTGCTTATCCGAGCGAATAAGCGGGTTTATAGTAAAGGATATGGCATAACGAAAGCTGATTCGACTCAGTTGGTTACCCCTACTACCGTGTTCGAAGCTGCGTCGCTCAGCAAACCGGTCTTTGCTTATGTGGTATTGCAACTGGTTGAAGAAGGCAAGCTGGATTTAGATAAACCACTGTATGAATACATGCCTTATCCAGATGCTGCGGCCGACGAACGCTACCAAAAAATAACAGCTCGTTTGGTGTTGAGCCATCAATCGGGTTTCCCGAACTGGCGCAAAAAAAGGGAATCGAACCAGCTTTCGATGGTTTTTTCGCCGGGCGACCGATTTGGCTACTCTGGCGAAGGCTTCGTTTTTTTACAAAAAGTGGTCGAGAAAATTACGGACAAACCCATCAATGAACTAATGGAAGAGCGGGTGCTGAAACCACTGGGCATGACCAACAGTGGGTTTGTCTGGAAGTCGACCTTCAACAGCAATTATGCGCTGCCACACAACGAATCGGGCGAAACGGAGACCAAATACAAACCTTCGCAGGCAAACATGGCTTATTCCCTTCATACCACGGCTGTCGATTACTCCCAATTCATTCTGGCTCTGCTGAAACCTACGGGTTTAAAAAAGACGACCACTGAAGAAATGCTTCGACCACAGAGTCAATTACCAAAGCGTTTTTCTGGCTCAGATACACTGGCTCCGGGCTTATTCTGGGGATTAGGCATTGGCATTGAGCAAACACCAACCGGAAACTATTTCTGGCATTGGGGCGATAATGGCGCGTTTAAGTGCTATGTCACGGCAAACAGTGACCGCAATGATGCGGTCATTTATTTTGCGAACGGATCGAACGGGTTAGACTTTGCCGACGAAATTCTAAAACAAACGATTGGTGGTCAGCACCCGGCGTTCGGGTTTTTAGGGATTGACTGGCGGGAAGAAGTTCGCAAACAGGCCAATAAACGGGCGGAAAAATAG
- a CDS encoding EamA/RhaT family transporter, translated as MLFLFLSVLLSVVLLLNFRLFPRYDVNTFQAIVFNYPICFLTGYLLLPAGQSFTIDFSQTWTWLALGLGVGFILTFMLSGASTQRMGITVTSLANNLSLVIPVCFSLFVFQAGGKVFDALNYLGLILAVVAVGLSTYKKETNELSVETPVLEGQPAPSPVTPRRLGANVLLPVAVFLFYGATNTMINYMNIRYISSADKTIVVMLTMVLGAVVAGLVMLIVRVIQGKEVIQGRNLIGAVTLGVPNFLSFYTLLLALSQFGGNGAFVYPLYNIGVILIAALMAAVFFREKLSVANKIGLALAVLAIGLISWQELAG; from the coding sequence ATGCTCTTTTTGTTTTTAAGTGTTCTGCTTTCGGTGGTGCTCCTGCTAAACTTCCGGTTGTTTCCGCGGTACGACGTCAATACATTTCAGGCCATTGTTTTTAATTATCCCATCTGTTTCCTGACCGGCTATCTGCTGTTGCCCGCCGGTCAATCGTTCACAATTGATTTTTCGCAAACCTGGACATGGCTTGCCCTGGGTCTGGGCGTTGGGTTTATCCTGACGTTTATGCTTTCGGGAGCTTCTACCCAGCGAATGGGAATTACAGTAACGTCATTAGCTAATAACCTGTCATTGGTCATTCCGGTCTGTTTTAGTCTTTTTGTCTTTCAGGCCGGGGGGAAAGTTTTTGATGCTCTAAATTACCTTGGGCTGATACTGGCCGTGGTAGCAGTTGGCCTGAGTACCTACAAAAAAGAAACCAACGAATTATCTGTAGAGACGCCCGTGCTGGAAGGCCAACCAGCTCCTTCGCCCGTTACACCACGTCGGTTGGGTGCAAACGTGCTGTTGCCGGTCGCTGTGTTTTTATTTTACGGGGCTACGAACACAATGATCAATTACATGAATATTCGCTACATTTCTTCGGCCGATAAAACCATCGTTGTCATGCTGACAATGGTCCTGGGCGCAGTTGTAGCGGGGTTGGTCATGCTGATCGTTCGGGTCATTCAGGGGAAAGAGGTAATTCAAGGCCGCAACCTGATTGGCGCAGTAACACTTGGCGTCCCGAATTTTCTAAGTTTCTATACGCTCCTGCTGGCTTTGTCGCAGTTTGGCGGCAACGGTGCGTTCGTTTATCCCCTCTATAACATTGGTGTCATTCTGATAGCCGCCCTCATGGCCGCTGTCTTTTTCCGGGAAAAGCTGTCAGTCGCCAACAAAATTGGACTGGCACTGGCAGTGTTGGCGATTGGATTGATTTCGTGGCAGGAGTTAGCGGGATAG
- a CDS encoding RBBP9/YdeN family alpha/beta hydrolase, protein MQPTIYLIPRWGGKIHSDWYDWFGAEIMERYGLSVIVLDMPNWNQPDVEESVNFLLSQISHVDKLTYFIGHSVGCQVVIRYLIARLGQDKTLEIGGILLIAAWFMVDRPWDTINPWIANKGLDYRSLSERVRFRKVVLSDNDPFTPNYAENKKLWVDRINASVTVYPQRSHFNSKAEPGVIEGFAEMIDQTIKTT, encoded by the coding sequence ATGCAACCGACCATTTATTTAATACCACGCTGGGGCGGCAAAATTCATTCAGATTGGTATGATTGGTTTGGTGCCGAAATCATGGAACGATATGGCCTCTCGGTTATAGTACTCGACATGCCTAACTGGAATCAACCCGATGTTGAGGAGTCTGTGAACTTTTTGCTAAGCCAGATTTCTCACGTTGATAAATTGACCTATTTCATAGGACACAGCGTAGGCTGCCAGGTCGTAATCCGGTATCTTATTGCCCGATTGGGGCAGGATAAAACATTGGAAATAGGCGGTATTCTATTGATAGCCGCCTGGTTCATGGTCGATAGACCCTGGGACACGATCAATCCGTGGATAGCCAATAAAGGATTGGATTATCGCTCACTTTCCGAACGAGTGCGGTTTAGGAAGGTAGTCCTATCGGACAATGATCCGTTTACGCCCAACTACGCAGAAAACAAAAAATTGTGGGTTGATCGTATCAATGCAAGTGTGACGGTGTATCCTCAGCGATCACATTTTAACAGTAAAGCCGAGCCTGGCGTGATCGAAGGATTTGCAGAAATGATAGACCAGACCATTAAGACTACTTAG
- a CDS encoding DUF4142 domain-containing protein — protein sequence MKKTILLAMLIASGLTLQSCGSSGNKDSEERAEQANEDKKTSDDDDSEFAVKAASGGMLEVELGRMAQEKAQSQQVKDFGAMMVKDHSQANDELKALAASKNITLPTTLGEEHQKHVDELAKLSGKDFDKKYVSMMVDDHKEDVDEFEEASKDGKDPDIKAFASKTIPTLKEHLDKIKAINDAMK from the coding sequence ATGAAAAAGACCATTCTTCTGGCCATGCTCATTGCCAGCGGGCTTACCCTGCAATCATGCGGTAGTAGCGGAAATAAAGACAGTGAAGAGCGCGCCGAACAGGCGAACGAAGATAAAAAAACATCTGACGATGATGATTCGGAGTTTGCCGTAAAAGCCGCCAGTGGTGGAATGCTTGAAGTTGAACTAGGCCGTATGGCGCAGGAAAAAGCACAAAGTCAGCAGGTTAAAGACTTCGGGGCTATGATGGTGAAAGACCATTCGCAGGCCAACGACGAACTGAAAGCGCTTGCTGCCAGTAAGAATATCACCTTGCCAACAACGCTGGGCGAAGAGCACCAGAAACATGTTGACGAGCTGGCCAAACTGTCGGGCAAGGATTTCGACAAGAAATATGTGAGCATGATGGTAGATGATCACAAAGAAGATGTCGACGAATTTGAAGAAGCCAGTAAGGATGGTAAAGATCCTGATATCAAGGCTTTTGCTTCGAAAACAATACCAACGCTAAAAGAGCATCTGGATAAGATCAAAGCGATCAATGATGCCATGAAGTAA
- a CDS encoding MFS transporter: MDEVLTSSRQTVTDQTNWFAFGLCFGCYVMGGTVSTLLSVFLPVILPEFGADASSGAVLNAAFLYGWIGGGLGFGLVADRIGRVRALTLATALVGFFTLLCVWASSWPMMAAFRFMAGMGVGGVLVITTIYLSEIWPERGRAVVLGLLAMSFPVGIVLAGSMNLLFAQWRVAFWLGLIPLVLALLVAQLLPESSHWQAAKKTSDSSRQSLWQPQYRLNLVQGSLIFSAVLIGLWAVFSWTPSWVQTLFATDADARQARGLTMMLFGIGGILGGAVSGFLVNKLGMRSTLLGTFAGCLFACWLLFGTNQAFSPVIYAETALLSLCFGVSQGTLSSFVPLLFPIAIRATASGFCFNVGRVLTATGVFFVGSLVAVFGGLGNALLFFSLTFALAFTVTWFSHRTTSV; this comes from the coding sequence ATGGATGAAGTACTTACATCTTCCCGCCAGACAGTTACTGACCAGACCAACTGGTTTGCGTTTGGGCTTTGCTTCGGATGTTATGTGATGGGTGGTACCGTTTCAACCCTGTTATCGGTGTTTCTGCCAGTTATTCTGCCCGAATTTGGGGCTGATGCCTCGTCTGGTGCTGTGCTTAATGCCGCTTTTCTATACGGATGGATCGGGGGTGGATTGGGTTTTGGCCTGGTTGCCGACCGTATAGGGCGGGTTCGGGCGTTAACGCTAGCCACTGCTTTAGTCGGTTTTTTTACACTACTGTGTGTTTGGGCAAGTAGCTGGCCAATGATGGCTGCCTTCCGGTTTATGGCTGGTATGGGCGTAGGTGGCGTATTGGTAATAACGACAATCTATCTGTCAGAAATCTGGCCCGAACGTGGGCGTGCGGTTGTACTTGGATTATTGGCGATGTCGTTTCCGGTTGGCATCGTTCTGGCGGGCAGCATGAATTTGCTGTTTGCCCAGTGGCGGGTGGCCTTCTGGCTAGGTCTGATCCCATTAGTACTTGCCTTGCTGGTTGCGCAACTTTTGCCTGAATCCAGCCATTGGCAAGCGGCAAAAAAAACAAGTGATTCGAGTAGGCAATCGCTCTGGCAACCTCAGTATCGCCTTAATTTAGTGCAGGGTTCGCTTATTTTCAGCGCTGTTCTGATTGGCTTATGGGCGGTTTTTTCGTGGACTCCTTCCTGGGTTCAAACACTTTTTGCTACTGATGCCGATGCACGCCAGGCTCGTGGATTAACGATGATGCTGTTTGGTATAGGGGGTATTCTGGGGGGAGCGGTCTCTGGTTTTTTAGTTAATAAACTAGGGATGCGGTCTACATTGCTGGGTACGTTTGCCGGTTGCCTGTTCGCTTGCTGGCTGTTATTTGGCACGAATCAGGCGTTTTCGCCCGTAATTTATGCAGAAACGGCGCTCCTCTCGCTCTGTTTTGGCGTGAGTCAGGGTACATTATCAAGCTTCGTACCACTCCTGTTTCCAATTGCCATTCGAGCAACCGCATCAGGCTTCTGTTTTAATGTTGGCCGGGTGCTGACAGCTACCGGTGTATTTTTTGTTGGATCGCTGGTTGCCGTATTTGGCGGCTTAGGGAATGCATTGCTCTTCTTCTCTTTAACGTTTGCGCTGGCTTTTACCGTGACCTGGTTTAGCCACCGAACAACATCCGTTTGA
- a CDS encoding EcsC family protein — MTPYEEAVQTELTRWQQAMQKPPSTVGRLSTAVQRRINRIIPRRVHQLITATIKQMTRAVLFGAEFLNRLPEAGLTLPQREAAVVDRINFYRKAGAAEGGVTGAGGLLLGLADFPLLLGLKMKMLFEIAALYGHSVSDYRERVYILYIFQLAFSSQERRQVVYRYIADWPEHSRQLPDDINQFDWLTFQQEYRDYIDLVKMAQLIPGIGAAVGIVANYQLVSQLGRTAMNAYRMRWAEENKSLLT, encoded by the coding sequence ATGACTCCCTACGAAGAAGCTGTTCAGACCGAACTGACCCGCTGGCAACAGGCCATGCAAAAGCCCCCATCGACCGTTGGGCGGCTTTCTACGGCGGTTCAACGCCGGATCAATCGCATCATTCCCAGGCGTGTTCATCAACTGATTACAGCAACCATTAAGCAAATGACGCGGGCGGTGCTGTTTGGGGCTGAATTTCTGAATCGGTTACCCGAAGCAGGTCTGACTTTACCCCAGCGTGAAGCAGCTGTCGTTGACCGAATCAATTTTTACCGGAAGGCCGGAGCCGCCGAAGGAGGAGTTACCGGAGCAGGAGGATTGTTGCTGGGATTAGCCGACTTTCCGCTGTTGCTGGGGCTAAAAATGAAAATGCTGTTTGAGATTGCTGCTCTATACGGCCATTCAGTTAGCGACTACCGCGAACGGGTTTATATTCTCTACATTTTTCAGCTGGCTTTTTCGAGCCAGGAGCGCAGGCAGGTCGTTTACCGCTACATTGCTGACTGGCCCGAACATAGCCGCCAGCTCCCCGACGACATCAATCAGTTCGATTGGCTGACCTTTCAGCAGGAATACCGCGATTATATCGATCTGGTTAAAATGGCTCAACTGATTCCGGGCATAGGCGCTGCGGTGGGCATTGTGGCCAACTATCAGCTCGTTAGCCAGCTAGGTCGTACGGCCATGAATGCTTACCGGATGCGGTGGGCAGAAGAAAACAAATCTCTATTGACCTAA
- a CDS encoding carboxymuconolactone decarboxylase family protein, translating into MPHIQLETHLPGITGLLEYRQDSAQPIRELTQLLLRGESTLTEGERELIATLVSSRNECRFCTTAHTAAADRLLGESETCELVKQDYETAPVSNKMKALLHVAALVQKNGKEVTPEAVERAKAAGATDRELHDTVLIAALFCLYNKYVDGLSTVTPTEPAFYAQLGERITTHGYNRLKHGYDHLKKNA; encoded by the coding sequence ATGCCCCATATCCAGCTCGAAACCCACTTGCCGGGTATAACCGGCTTGCTAGAATACCGTCAGGATTCTGCGCAACCTATCCGCGAACTGACTCAACTGTTATTACGGGGCGAATCGACGCTGACCGAGGGCGAACGGGAACTGATTGCTACATTGGTGTCGTCTCGCAACGAATGCCGGTTTTGTACCACAGCTCATACGGCCGCTGCCGACCGCCTGCTGGGCGAATCAGAAACGTGTGAATTAGTAAAGCAGGATTACGAAACGGCGCCGGTTTCCAATAAAATGAAGGCTTTACTGCACGTAGCCGCTCTGGTGCAGAAAAATGGTAAGGAGGTAACGCCCGAAGCCGTTGAGCGGGCAAAAGCAGCGGGTGCTACCGACCGTGAACTCCACGATACGGTTTTGATTGCCGCGTTGTTTTGCCTCTACAATAAATATGTAGACGGCCTCTCTACAGTAACGCCTACCGAACCGGCATTCTATGCCCAACTTGGTGAACGAATCACGACGCACGGTTACAACCGTTTAAAGCACGGCTACGATCATCTGAAGAAAAATGCCTGA
- a CDS encoding TonB-dependent receptor yields MKSLYTNLFFFLFLIGLIPSTFAQTALNGTVTDAETGKLLAGAAITLKGSKQGAVTDGQGRFSLPSSDLNGRLVIVSMIGYEKQEVLIPVNQSLMVRLRSSSELLDQVVVAASRIEESSLRSPVSIEKLDARAIRQSPSANYFEALNNVKGVDMVTSGLTYRQINTRGFNSTGNSRFLQLVDGVDNQSPGLGFSVGNLFGVSDLDVESAELIPGAASALYGPVAFNGLLYTKTKNPFDYQGLSIQQKTGINHVADPTGDGAKLFSETSVRYAKAVGNRFAFKLNASYLKGRDWYAADYTDIDPNTSPDKRGPTNPGRNALNVYGDEVAQTLPGIGRVSRTGYEERDLTTYDVYSLKLNGALHYRISPTVEAIYALNVNQGTANYTGSSRFMLNDFRLTQHRLELRGRNFFIRAYSTAENSNNSYNTRSLGQLINRAWVRDLSGNVVSPDKADATWFERYGAAYGGKVEGVTAQSNDAARTFADQGRYMPGSADFDREKDKYIHIAGLQGAGVLSQSKLYHIEGLYDFAPHVRVVNLQAGGNLRYYAMETNGTLFDDKVNKVRVSEYGAFLQVAKTLLNDKLKLTLSGRYDKNQNFAGNFTPRASAVFSPNDAHHFRASYQTGFRNPTVPDQFIKLNVGPIIILGGAPANSTGLGAYENSFTSASVGDFGAAFGQDLAAGTPFPQAVAKNKDKLVKSNVPYIRPEQSQVFEVGYKGLLTPRLLIDLSYYHGQYRNFLINQVVISPKSPVLLADGSINPTAASDVLTTANRQAYQLYTNAADRVSTDGASAGLTATLNRGYLLNINATWAQFNILDANPNNIPSFNTPRFKANAVLSNDRLTDRVGFSVAWHWQEAFDWYGTFNENRPGRVPSYSLLDAQVSYRLPSLKTTLKLGASNLANNYVVQAYGSSAVGGLYYLTLSFDELMH; encoded by the coding sequence ATGAAATCTCTCTATACAAACCTGTTTTTTTTCCTGTTTCTCATTGGGCTGATACCATCCACTTTTGCCCAGACAGCACTCAATGGCACCGTTACCGACGCCGAAACTGGAAAACTCCTAGCGGGAGCAGCCATCACCCTTAAAGGCAGTAAGCAGGGGGCCGTTACGGATGGCCAGGGCCGATTTAGTTTGCCCAGTTCTGATCTAAATGGGCGGCTAGTTATCGTATCGATGATTGGGTACGAAAAGCAGGAAGTTCTGATACCCGTAAACCAATCATTGATGGTTCGGCTACGCTCCTCGTCTGAATTGCTCGATCAGGTCGTTGTGGCAGCTTCGCGAATTGAAGAAAGTAGCCTGCGCTCGCCGGTGAGTATCGAAAAACTCGATGCCCGTGCTATCCGGCAGTCGCCTTCGGCCAACTACTTTGAAGCGCTTAATAATGTGAAGGGTGTTGATATGGTTACCAGCGGACTGACATATCGTCAGATCAACACACGGGGCTTCAATTCGACGGGCAATAGCCGGTTTCTCCAATTGGTAGATGGGGTCGATAACCAGTCGCCGGGGCTGGGCTTTTCGGTAGGCAATCTATTTGGCGTGTCAGATTTAGATGTGGAATCTGCCGAATTAATCCCAGGGGCAGCCTCTGCCTTGTATGGGCCGGTGGCGTTTAACGGCCTGTTGTATACGAAAACCAAAAATCCATTTGATTATCAAGGGCTAAGTATTCAGCAAAAAACAGGAATAAACCATGTTGCCGATCCAACTGGCGATGGCGCAAAGCTCTTTTCCGAAACATCGGTGCGTTATGCTAAAGCAGTTGGCAACAGGTTTGCGTTTAAACTGAATGCATCCTACCTCAAAGGTCGCGACTGGTATGCAGCCGACTACACCGACATCGATCCGAATACCAGTCCCGATAAACGCGGCCCAACAAACCCGGGCCGAAACGCACTAAATGTTTACGGCGATGAAGTAGCGCAAACGCTGCCGGGTATTGGGCGTGTATCGCGAACAGGTTATGAAGAGCGTGATTTAACCACGTACGATGTTTACAGTCTGAAACTGAATGGCGCTCTTCATTACCGGATTTCGCCTACTGTCGAAGCCATTTATGCACTTAATGTGAATCAGGGAACGGCCAATTATACAGGTAGCAGCCGGTTTATGCTCAACGACTTCCGGTTAACGCAGCATCGGTTGGAATTACGTGGCCGAAACTTTTTCATCCGTGCCTACTCTACTGCCGAGAACTCGAATAACTCCTATAATACGCGTTCACTGGGCCAGCTCATTAACCGCGCATGGGTACGCGACCTGAGTGGCAATGTGGTTTCGCCCGACAAAGCCGACGCCACCTGGTTTGAGCGTTATGGCGCAGCTTACGGTGGAAAAGTAGAAGGCGTTACCGCTCAGAGTAACGATGCCGCCCGCACATTTGCCGATCAGGGGCGTTACATGCCTGGTTCTGCCGATTTTGACCGGGAAAAAGATAAGTACATTCATATTGCCGGATTACAAGGGGCAGGTGTACTCAGCCAGAGCAAATTATACCATATCGAAGGTCTTTATGACTTCGCCCCGCACGTCAGGGTTGTGAATTTACAGGCCGGTGGTAATCTGCGCTACTATGCAATGGAGACCAACGGAACACTCTTCGATGATAAAGTCAATAAGGTACGAGTGTCGGAATATGGCGCGTTTCTACAGGTGGCCAAAACGCTCCTGAACGATAAGCTGAAACTTACGCTATCGGGGCGCTACGACAAAAACCAGAATTTCGCCGGGAATTTTACACCAAGAGCTTCGGCGGTGTTCTCACCTAATGATGCGCATCATTTTCGGGCCAGTTATCAAACTGGGTTTCGGAACCCGACTGTCCCTGACCAGTTTATTAAACTGAACGTTGGTCCGATCATTATTCTGGGCGGGGCTCCTGCGAATTCGACGGGTTTAGGCGCTTACGAAAACTCGTTTACATCAGCCTCTGTGGGCGATTTTGGCGCTGCGTTCGGGCAGGACCTGGCCGCAGGCACACCTTTCCCGCAGGCTGTTGCCAAAAATAAAGATAAGTTGGTGAAGTCGAACGTACCTTACATTCGCCCCGAGCAGTCGCAGGTTTTTGAAGTAGGTTATAAAGGATTGCTGACGCCCCGTTTATTGATCGATCTGAGTTATTACCACGGCCAGTACAGAAATTTCCTCATTAATCAGGTGGTTATCAGCCCGAAAAGTCCGGTACTTCTGGCTGATGGCAGTATAAATCCGACGGCAGCTTCCGATGTGCTGACGACTGCTAACCGGCAGGCTTATCAGCTTTATACCAATGCAGCCGACCGCGTTTCGACGGATGGTGCCAGCGCCGGATTGACGGCCACGCTAAATCGCGGTTATCTTCTGAATATCAATGCGACCTGGGCACAATTCAATATTCTGGATGCAAACCCGAACAATATACCTTCTTTTAATACACCCCGATTTAAAGCCAATGCTGTACTGAGCAATGATCGTTTAACTGATCGTGTAGGCTTTAGCGTTGCCTGGCATTGGCAGGAAGCTTTCGACTGGTATGGTACATTCAATGAAAATCGACCGGGCCGTGTTCCTTCCTATTCATTGCTCGACGCACAGGTTAGTTATCGACTACCGTCTTTAAAAACAACCCTGAAACTTGGAGCCAGTAATCTGGCAAACAATTACGTTGTGCAGGCATATGGTTCATCAGCGGTGGGCGGACTATACTACCTGACACTATCTTTCGACGAATTAATGCATTGA